A part of Rattus rattus isolate New Zealand chromosome 6, Rrattus_CSIRO_v1, whole genome shotgun sequence genomic DNA contains:
- the LOC116902932 gene encoding 60S ribosomal protein L27-like has protein sequence MGKFMKPGKMVLVLAGRYSGRKAVIVKNIDDGTSDRPYSHALVAGLDRYPRKVTAAMRKKKIAKRSKIKSFVKVYNYSHLTPTRYSVDIPLDKTVVNKDVFRDPALKRKARQEAKVNFEEQYKTGKNKWFFQKLRF, from the coding sequence ATGGGCAAGTTTATGAAACCCgggaaaatggtgctggtcctgGCTGGACGCTACTCCGGACGCAAAGCCGTCATCGTGAAGAACATTGATGATGGCACCTCCGACCGCCCTTACAGCCATGCTCTGGTGGCTGGACTTGACCGCTATCCCAGAAAAGTGACAGCTGCCATGAGAAAGAAGAAGATCGCCAAGCGATCCAAGATCAAGTCCTTTGTGAAAGTTTATAACTACAGCCACCTCACGCCCACAAGGTACTCTGTGGATATCCCCTTGGACAAAACTGTTGTCAACAAGGATGTGTTCAGAGACCCAGCACTGAAACGCAAGGCCAGGCAGGAGGCCAAGGTCAACTTTGAGGAGCAATACAAGACAGGGAAGAACAAATGGTTTTTCCAGAAGCTTCGCTTTTAG